The following coding sequences lie in one Spinacia oleracea cultivar Varoflay chromosome 1, BTI_SOV_V1, whole genome shotgun sequence genomic window:
- the LOC110793169 gene encoding uncharacterized protein isoform X4, with amino-acid sequence MESYQPPHHHYMRPPPPPQAPPPIAGDSHYPHHNQPPPPPPPANSWYSGQFQYQPSHSPSHLPPPPPPPQQNQWGPPPPQPPPPPPYHGHPHQPYPAQPYPPLPPPPRPSQAPPPPYQHQDWANANWSHHAGWEYPAHDNEDWEAKARAWASARSAMENQHPQTQYTSVARQEEPSHYANQYAQPVESHYQDVHQTSIPASGFQQYQGPVAPLNRPPMVHQQDPAPISSYASDAHLSFAANDGALGGDRSASFPRHQGSTSYFVHQQEVPSSYSSVPGKEDGSQGHQHGHSLLLADGRSVPADHSQYAYGNHPPDPMDQPLSFAPRFSHENDPNMNSGYPDSSGPVRGNDSVTAVSSLHAWPPVAPGVSYPPITPAFPSAAQHDPSIGVPPLHGQSGPMFGRGPSFQPVVPSITTPVGLGAGSSLHPTAGFPTDAYGAPLSSERPKKAAVPNWLREEIIKNKATITSSAPEPFKEESQSNEDEIIGKSTGKGDQADSKSMDSARSAEEEDDDEDYEEAQRTAAMNQEIKRVLTEVLLKVTDELFDEIATKVLSEDDHAADAMTKSENDIPIIKASPPRPPVSALKASAKVLIPGKAKESEGHASGESSSGTPGAGNVLGLANYTSDDDDEIQTSGVSKSDRAAGENGHRQSEAEDYRKNLVAAEGDRSNGSSIRGKGDHDSPPSKLNDYRITKNLDNEVQQASSKSSVSLGKKGDGLVDDEQSIVKSDAARLTDNGRKSTLSRPDVPTEKGNSKNSAKEDSQERDPKRRDRHESKRSSSGKDNHKEMEIGRKREAEKEETRGRKDEKHPKKDKTEDSNILRERSKERDDKHGDKARESDSRRRSPLQEDKGSRKERERDKKRSGKDDADKKRERTKDDKADKSRHKSSSDSSRHKRRRSSSVGRGRKNEESAIVSDGSDDEASDDSKRKVRSKRHNLSPSPTRSKRRARRSRSRSRSRSKSPARRRR; translated from the exons ATGGAATCCTACCAACCGCCGCACCACCACTATATGagacctccaccaccacctcaagCGCCACCGCCGATAGCAGGGGATTCACATTATCCTCACCACAATcagcctcctcctcctccaccacCAGCAAACTCGTGGTATTCCGGCCAATTCCAATATCAACCTTCTCACTCTCCCTCCcatcttcctcctcctcctcctcctccacagCAGAATCAGTGGGGCCCACCACCACCCCAACCTCCCCCTCCTCCGCCGTATCACGGTCATCCTCACCAGCCTTATCCTGCGCAACCTTACCCTCCTCTTCCTCCGCCACCTCGTCCTTCCCAAGCACCTCCTCCCCCTTACCAGCATCAg GATTGGGCAAATGCAAATTGGAGCCATCATGCAGGTTGGGAATATCCTG CCCATGACAATGAAGACTGGGAAGCCAAGGCAAGGGCTTGGGCATCTGCTAGATCTGCAATGGAAAATCAGCATCCACAGACGCAGTATACATCAGTGGCAAGGCAAGAAGAGCCATCTCACTATGCAAACCAGTATGCACAACCTGTTGAATCTCATTATCAAGATGTTCATCAAACTTCCATTCCCGCATCTGGTTTTCAGCAGTATCAAGGACCAGTTGCACCTTTAAATAGACCGCCGATGGTTCATCAGCAGGACCCTGCACCCATCAGTTCATATGCTTCAGATGCTCATCTTTCATTCGCTGCTAATGATGGAGCTCTTGGCGGAGACAGGAGCGCTTCGTTTCCTCGCCATCAAGGCTCAACAAGTTATTTTGTTCATCAGCAGGAGGTACCTTCTAGTTATTCTTCTGTTCCAG GCAAGGAAGATGGCTCACAGGGACATCAACATGGACACTCCTTGCTCCTCGCTGATGGTAGGTCAGTACCGGCGGATCATTCTCAGTATGCATATGGAAACCATCCACCGGATCCAATGGATCAACCTCTTAGTTTTGCACCAAGATTCAGCCATGAAAATGATCCAAATATGAACTCCGGCTATCCTGATTCATCAGGACCTGTAAGAGGAAACGATTCTGTTACTGCTGTGTCTTCCTTACATGCTTGGCCTCCAGTTGCACCTGGCGTGTCCTATCCACCAATTACACCCGCATTTCCATCAGCAGCACAG CATGATCCGTCTATAGGTGTACCTCCACTTCATGGCCAGTCGGGACCTATGTTTGGAAGAGGCCCAAGCTTTCAGCCTGTGGTTCCATCTATTACTACACCTGTTGGTTTGGGTGCAGGAAGTTCTCTTCATCCTACTGCAGGTTTTCCCACTGATGCATATGGGGCTCCCTTGAGTTCTGAGCGTCCTAAAAAG GCTGCAGTGCCTAATTGGCTAAGAGAGGAAATAATTAAGAACAAAGCTACAATTACAAGTTCGGCACCAGAGCCCTTTAAAGAGGAAAGTCAATCAAACGAAGATGAAATAATTGGTAAGTCAACAGGAAAGGGTGACCAGGCAGACAGCAAAAGCATGGATTCAGCTAGGTCGGCTGAAGaagaggatgatgatgag GACTATGAAGAAGCTCAAAGAACTGCAGCCATGAATCAGGAAATAAAACGTGTATTGACAGAAGTTCTCTTGAAG GTGACTGATGAGCTTTTTGATGAAATTGCCACAAAAGTACTCAGCGAAGATGATCATGCTGCTGATG CTATGACTAAGTCTGAGAACGATATCCCAATTATTAAGGCATCACCACCACGTCCACCTGTTTCAGCTCTTAAAGCTTCTGCAAAGGTCCTTATTCCAGGGAAAGCAAAAGAATCCGAGGGACATGCTAGTGGAGAATCTAGTTCTGGTACTCCTGGGGCTGGGAATGTCTTAGGCCTTGCAAATTATACTTCTGACGATGATGATGAAATCCAGACTTCAGGTGTGTCAAAGTCTGATAGAGCTGCCGGTGAGAATGGTCATCGACAGTCAGAAGCTGAAGATTACAGGAAAAATCTGGTTGCTGCTGAAGGTGATCGTAGTAATGGAAGTTCAATTAGGGGCAAAGGTGACCATGATTCTCCACCTTCTAAGTTGAATGACTATAGGATAACTAAGAACTTGGATAACGAGGTTCAGCAAGCCTCTTCTAAAAGCTCAGTGTCTTTGGGTAAGAAAGGTGACGGTCTTGTCGATGATGAACAATCAATTGTTAAGTCTGATGCTGCTAGGCTAACAGATAATGGTCGTAAATCAACTTTAAGTAGGCCAGATGTTCCCACTGAGAAAGGAAATTCGAAGAATTCAGCCAAAGAAGATTCTCAGGAAAGAGATCCCAAAAGACGCGATAGACACGAAAGTAAGAGGAGTTCCTCTGGAAAGGACAATCACAAGGAGATGGAGATTGGGAGGAAAAGGGAAGCTGAGAAGGAGGAGACTCGTGGTAGAAAAGACGAAAAACATCCAAAGAAGGATAAAACAGAGGATTCTAATATCTTGAGAGAGAGGTCGAAAGAGCGAGATGATAAACATGGGGATAAAGCAAGGGAATCTGATTCAAGAAGAAGATCCCCTCTTCAAGAAGATAAGGGCAGCAGAAAAGAAAGGGAGAGAGACAAGAAGAGAAGTGGTAAAGATGACGCTGACAAGAAAAGAGAGAGAACTAAGGACGACAAAGCTGATAAATCAAGACACAAGTCCTCAAGTGATTCAAGTAGACATAAACGGAGGCGTTCCTCATCAGTTGGTAGAGGTAGGAAAAATGAGGAAAGTGCAATAGTTTCGGATGGTTCAGATGATGAAGCCTCAGATGACTCTAAAAG GAAGGTTCGTTCAAAAAGACATAATTTGTCACCGTCTCCTACCAGGTCTAAGCGAAG GGCGAGGAGGTCAAGGTCAAGATCAAGATCCAGATCAAAATCACCAGCCCGTCGCCGTAGATAA